The following proteins are encoded in a genomic region of Coffea eugenioides isolate CCC68of chromosome 6, Ceug_1.0, whole genome shotgun sequence:
- the LOC113776197 gene encoding E3 ubiquitin-protein ligase PUB24-like yields the protein MDDVEIPEYFICPISLHIMKDPVTAVTGITYDRESIEQWLLKRHNATCPVSKQPLPRDSELTPNNTLRRLIRAWCTANSAPDMDQVPTPKPPMSKFHFANLIRGLWLPNSQLEALQKLEALARENESNRKQMVEAGVTKPVTSFVVACHRKEVTTGLAEALSIFFLIRSSLNQAKLVLIENDEIIDALTWVLVCDLDHLDHSLTIKTHAISALKMLVQTANSSTLGRLKPDFFNRIIRYIKESNSQQGINAALQVMLDSCPSGRNRIMMVEAGAVSELIELEFSSAEKKTTELIFGILYHLCSCADGRAQFLSHAAGVAIVTKRILKVSPAADSRAMLILSLISKFSGTVGVVQEMLRVGAVAKLCMVIQADCESHLKDKAREILRTHSNVWKDSPCIDVPNLTSDKISRLTL from the coding sequence ATGGATGACGTTGAAATCCCAGAGTACTTCATCTGTCCAATTTCACTTCACATAATGAAAGATCCGGTGACAGCCGTAACCGGGATCACCTATGATCGGGAAAGCATTGAGCAATGGTTGTTGAAGAGGCACAACGCCACATGCCCGGTCAGCAAGCAGCCTTTGCCCAGAGACTCCGAATTAACCCCAAACAACACCCTCCGCCGCTTGATTCGGGCCTGGTGCACTGCCAACTCCGCCCCTGATATGGATCAGGTCCCCACCCCGAAGCCTCCTATGAGCAAGTTTCATTTCGCCAACCTCATCAGAGGCCTTTGGCTTCCAAACTCACAACTGGAGGCGCTGCAGAAACTTGAAGCACTGGCAAGGGAGAACGAAAGCAATAGAAAGCAAATGGTGGAAGCTGGGGTAACTAAACCCGTCACATCTTTTGTCGTGGCATGCCACCGAAAAGAAGTAACAACAGGTTTAGCTGAAGCTCTTAGTATTTTCTTCCTTATACGCTCTTCACTGAATCAAGCAAAGTTAGTCCTGATCGAAAATGATGAAATCATCGATGCACTTACGTGGGTCTTAGTTTGTGATCTTGATCATTTGGATCACTCTTTGACCATCAAAACGCATGCAATATCTGCGCTCAAAATGTTGGTTCAAACGGCAAATTCATCTACTTTGGGGAGGCTAAAGCCGGATTTTTTCAATAGAATTATACGCTACATAAAGGAAAGCAACTCTCAACAAGGAATTAATGCTGCTCTGCAAGTCATGTTGGACTCTTGTCCGTCGGGAAGAAACCGCATAATGATGGTGGAAGCCGGAGCAGTGTCTGAAttaatcgagctcgagtttaGTTCAGCAGAAAAGAAAACCACTGAGCTTATTTTTGGAATATTATATCACCTGTGTTCGTGCGCGGATGGGAGAGCACAGTTTCTCAGCCACGCTGCGGGTGTGGCCATAGTGACAAAGAGGATTCTCAAGGTTTCGCCGGCAGCGGACAGCCGAGCCATGCTCATTCTCTCGTTGATTTCAAAATTCTCGGGTACCGTTGGGGTAGTTCAGGAGATGTTGAGAGTTGGAGCTGTAGCAAAGCTGTGCATGGTGATTCAAGCCGATTGTGAATCGCACCTCAAGGATAAGGCAAGAGAGATCCTAAGAACCCACTCTAATGTGTGGAAGGACTCTCCTTGCATAGATGTTCCTAACCTCACCAGTGACAAGATAAGTCGATTAACTTTGTAA
- the LOC113776012 gene encoding E3 ubiquitin-protein ligase PUB22-like, whose product MDAIEVPPFFLCPISLQIMKDPVTVSTGITYDRESIEKWLISGKNTTCPVTKQVLTDSELTPNITLRRVIQSWCTVNASHGVERFPTPKAPISKAQLVKILNEAQSPQLQIKCLRRLRSIASHNETNKRCMETVGAADFLASIINNIEEVSIPTPASSASDDHHGIFEHNTLESTKASDEALSLLCHLQLSEDRLKTLFQRNAKLIDSLVRVMQRGNYESRAYAVLLLKSMSEVVDPMQLTSLKTEFFVELIQILHDQISRKASKATLKLLINVCPGGRNRIKAAEAGAVPVLIDLLLDSTEKRATEMMLIVLEQVCQCAEGRAELLKHGAGLAIISKKILRVSQVASDRAVKILHSISRFSATTSVLQEMLSLGVVSKLCLVLQVDCGSKTKERAREILKLHARTWNNSPCIPTSLRPSYPC is encoded by the coding sequence ATGGACGCAATTGAAGTTCCTCCATTTTTTCTCTGCCCCATTTCTCTTCAGATCATGAAAGACCCCGTTACAGTCTCCACAGGCATAACATATGATCGCGAGAGTATAGAAAAATGGCTAATTTCAGGGAAGAACACTACATGTCCGGTTACCAAACAAGTCCTTACAGATTCAGAATTGACTCCAAACATCACCCTCCGACGAGTAATCCAATCATGGTGCACGGTCAACGCTTCCCACGGCGTCGAAAGGTTTCCCACACCTAAAGCTCCAATCAGCAAAGCCCAACTCGTGAAGATTCTCAATGAAGCTCAGTCCCCACAGCTGCAAATCAAGTGTCTGAGAAGATTGAGATCCATTGCTTCCCACAACGAGACCAACAAAAGATGCATGGAAACCGTAGGAGCAGCCGATTTCTTAGCTTCAATTATCAACAACATCGAAGAAGTATCAATACCAACACCGGCGTCATCAGCTAGTGATGATCATCATGGCATATTCGAACATAATACGTTGGAGTCGACAAAAGCAAGCGATGAAGCCTTAAGTCTACTTTGTCATCTGCAACTATCCGAAGATAGGCTTAAAACCCTCTTCCAGAGAAATGCAAAACTCATCGACTCCTTGGTTCGTGTCATGCAACGTGGGAACTACGAATCTCGTGCCTATGCAGTTCTGTTGTTGAAATCCATGTCCGAAGTAGTCGACCCAATGCAGTTGACCAGTCTAAAAACTGAATTTTTCGTCGAACTAATCCAAATCTTGCACGATCAGATCTCGCGCAAGGCATCAAAGGCAACATTGAAGCTACTAATCAACGTGTGTCCAGGAGGAAGAAACAGAATCAAGGCCGCCGAAGCTGGCGCTGTCCCCGTATTGATTGATCTCCTTCTTGATTCTACGGAGAAAAGGGCGACAGAAATGATGCTGATAGTGTTAGAACAAGTCTGCCAATGTGCTGAAGGAAGAGCTGAGCTCTTGAAGCACGGCGCAGGGTTGGCTATCATATCGAAAAAGATACTCAGGGTTTCTCAAGTGGCAAGTGATAGAGCTGTGAAGATTCTTCATTCCATTTCTAGATTCTCTGCAACCACAAGTGTTCTTCAAGAAATGTTGAGTTTGGGGGTGGTGTCTAAGCTGTGTTTGGTGCTTCAAGTTGATTGCGGAAGCAAGACTAAGGAAAGAGCTAGAGAAATCCTTAAATTGCATGCTAGGACTTGGAATAATTCTCCATGCATTCCCACCAGTTTGCGGCCTTCATACCCATGTTAA
- the LOC113776431 gene encoding uncharacterized protein LOC113776431, translated as MERGWKPNVEISPACPRCGSSNTKFCYYNNYSLTQPRYFCKGCRRYWTKGGSLRNVPVGGGCRKGRRRNNRTFRDGATTIGIPLRAAVAGDGAVVSLGHINGTTTNPLILSESSTSSMHGCTFARAREEGSTDIDLALVYANFLNQKSAGAGAHEVDDQIHEGAAAEPHDRHRLEIPILMPPNNIAAVGVGGGSSFHQFSSVESLQMMDLMTNNNQLSQEPFAERGSVSDRSSDNHFGAGDAFYFSGLDSIERQQVATDYDHLTSCATTDTSNALNQINNYMLPPLPGEELSTAHSEGMVWSGCCDQELLFPSHKFHGNQSSSGLVESHVVQDRSNDQLDESRSPFNLSIELCNIFRP; from the coding sequence ATGGAAAGAGGATGGAAACCCAACGTCGAGATATCACCAGCATGTCCTAGATGTGGTTCCTCCAATACCAAATTTTGTTACTACAACAATTATAGCTTGACTCAGCCGAGGTACTTTTGCAAAGGGTGCAGAAGGTATTGGACTAAAGGGGGTTCCCTCCGAAATGTACCCGTTGGGGGCGGCTGTCGAAAGGGCAGAAGGCGTAATAATAGAACGTTTCGCGATGGTGCTACTACTATTGGTATCCCTCTGAGAGCGGCTGTTGCCGGTGATGGGGCGGTGGTTTCTTTAGGCCACATCAATGGGACGACGACTAATCCATTAATATTGTCCGAGTCGTCCACCTCCTCGATGCATGGCTGCACATTCGCGAGAGCTCGGGAGGAGGGCTCAACCGATATTGATCTTGCATTAGTGTATGCAAATTTCTTGAATCAGAAGTCAGCTGGGGCGGGCGCCCATGAGGTTGATGATCAGATTCATGAGGGTGCTGCAGCTGAACCTCATGATCGTCATAGGCTAGAAATTCCCATTTTAATGCCTCCTAATAATATTGCTGCTGTTGGTGTTGGTGGTGGTTCGTCGTTTCATCAGTTTTCGAGTGTTGAGAGCTTACAGATGATGGACTTGATGACTAATAATAATCAATTGTCTCAAGAACCTTTTGCTGAACGTGGGTCTGTTTCTGATCGGTCATCAGATAATCATTTCGGTGCTGGCGATGCATTTTACTTTTCTGGGCTTGATTCAATCGAGAGGCAGCAGGTGGCCACGGATTATGATCATTTAACGAGCTGCGCAACGACTGATACTAGTAATGCTTTGAATCAGATAAACAACTACATGTTGCCACCATTGCCGGGTGAAGAATTAAGTACAGCTCATTCTGAAGGAATGGTATGGTCAGGTTGCTGTGATCAGGAATTGTTGTTTCCCAGCCATAAGTTCCATGGAAATCAATCTTCATCAGGGCTAGTAGAATCCCATGTCGTACAAGATCGTTCAAATGATCAATTGGATGAAAGTCGAAGCCCGTTTAACTTGTCAATCGAATTGTGCAATATTTTCAGGCCTTGA